TTAGTATAGGCCTAAAAAATATCCAGTATGCATCAGCCTGTAGAGCACAAAGTTCACTTCAGTTACCAGTATGTCCTCAGCAAATCTTCTCAATCCTATTGAATaggtttttaaaattttgttaaAGGAATCCTTCccagtatatttttaaaattaaggGAGCCTTGAACGAAGCCTCAACAGTGTCTGCATTAACATGCCTACTAATGTTGCACTATCACCCCAAATATGACGGTATTCTGAATTTGACCCGGGGGATGTAAACAGCATCCTGCGCTTGGATATTCAAAATTAGACCTTTTATGAATGAAGCACTTCCCGATTAAGACGTGGAATATGCCGATATCATTCAGGTTCAAATAACATTCTTTGGACTTGTATGCAACAAatttgaaatataaaatgtgttttcacacAGAGACAGTCTGAAGAACAGAAGCTCATAATGTATTTCCAATAGCGCcaaactgcagcctccaaaaTTACTATTAAGTTGAATAAAAACCTCTCTGACAGTTATAACTAAAAGTCAACATTTTAAATCCTACttcttttttcactgttttatcaGACTTAGTTTTACCTAGGTGTACCTAATTAACTGGAAACCAAATGTATACAAACATGGAGGTCAGCAGCAATGACTCATTACTGAACTCGGCCTAAGTACCTATAGTCACTTCCAGCTGAATTATTATttctgtttcagtgtgtgttccTGCTGTGACCAGTCTCTTTATTTTACTATTTCAGAAGAAAATTTGAGGACACTAACTTTCACCAATAAGCCGGTGAGATGAGTTCTTCCGAAGAGGTGAGATCAAATGGAAATTAATATCCAATATTTTGTCATAACCACAGACACCACAGATGAAAGTCTGGTCTCCACATTGGCCCTCTTCCcactgatgagaaactcagctcatatgtgtaatctgaactacgtcacttaagaaatgttgatatgataagCATGAAATGCATAAATGTAACattcttggtttgcagaaaagtaaaatgccaatattttattttggtatCTGGACTGGAAGTGCCACACAATAAAGCTAGCTAATGGCTACCAGTACTTCATCAAGTGCTTCACTCTGACCTTTGTTTCTCTGTTCTTCACAGTTGAAAGAGGCAAACAAAGACGGGAGCAGACCTCATCAGTGTCAGACGTGTGGGAAATCTTTCAGTCGGATTTGCAGTCTCAAAAGACATGAACTcactcacactgcagagaaactgTACCACTGTGAACAATGTGACAGCAGCTTCAGTGAGCTAAAGACATACAAGCTCCACCTGCAGACCCACACTGAGGAAACACCATACTGCTGTGAACAGTGTGGGAGGAATTTCGGCGACCAGAGTTCATACAAAAAACACCTGCGTGACCACACTGGACCATACCAGTGTGATCAGTGTGAAAAGACTTTCAGTTACTTCAGTATTTACAAGATACATATGCGTGTCCACACTAAAGAAAAGCCATACTGCTGTGACCAGTGCCCGAagagttttagttttttaagttCATACAAGCGACACCAGCTCAGCCACAGCGGAGAGAAGCCGTACCAGTGTGACTTCTGTGGAAAGAGCTTCACCCAGTCGGGGCATTTCAGTCTGCATCTGCGTAACCATACTGGAGAGAAACCCCATGAGTGTGACCAGTGTGACAAAAGTTTCAGTGACTTAAGTAGTTACAAGATACACCTGCGTGTCCActcaggagagaaaccatattGCTGCAGCCAGTGTGGGAGGAGCTTCTCTCAGTTGGGTAATTACAAATCACATTTGCGTATCCACACTGGAGAAAAACCATTCCACTGTGAACTGTGTGAGAAAAGCTTCTCTATctcaaaaacatacaaacaacacgtgcgcacgcacactggagagaaaccgTACCAGTGTAAAGAATGTGGGAAAGGTTTCGGTCGACTGAGCAACTACATGCGTCACGTTCGCATCCACACTGGAGAGCAaccgtacagctgtgatcaGTGCGGGAAGTGTTTCAATAGTTCGTACAGTTACACCCGACACCTGCGTGTccacactggagagaaaccatacTGGTGTTCACATTGTAAGAGACTCTTTACTCGATCACAGTCCTTGAAGAAACACCGCTGTGTCGCAGTAGATGAGGACGGTTTGACTGTGTGTAAAGATGAACCAGAACTGAGCTGCTCACCAACACAACCAACAGacgacaacaaacaaaataatctaTAGTGTGTAGGAGTGGCGAAAATGGCCAAAATCTATCTCAGTATATGTAATTTTATATCTCAGTAACGGTATATATCACACTACAGTAACTGTTCTgtaaattcaatttaaaaaagtaattcatCACATTTGATTTTCATCTTTTACTCTGAGGTTAAAGGAGctgaaaaaataatgacatgaaACAAAGTGTAGgcaaaaatagaataaaataatcaaagacATGGTAAATGACACTGTTACAAAGGGAGTTCATTCATTTTATGATAAGCTGGTTTTTCACCATCAACTGTGCTAAAGTTTGCCAGCcagctagcttgctaatgtcAACCACAcagctcatgttcacatttGCTGGCAAAATTTTCATCAAGTCACAACTTGTACCCTTCACTGTagaacacaaaccatcatgatCTTACAGACTTACTAAAACATTTCTCTGAGCATCACCTGTCCACTGTGACATGATTTCACCTGGAGGAATATGACTTTTCCTTTGTGTTAATTCAAAGTATATATTAGATATAAACACAAAGAATATGTTGGACACATGTTAATCAAGTTGCAGTAATAGAAATTTCTGAAGTAGTTTTACAACCCTGATTCAAAAAGTGGGGACGCTGTGCAAACTAAAGACAAAGAAATTACTTGCAAATGCTTTGACATATATTGAACTGAATACCATACagagacaagatatttaatttaaaactgctaaactttattattttctgtaaatTCTGAGTTTGATTCCTTCAGTATGTTCCAAGATCGTTGGGACAGGGGCACATTTACCACTGTTTACCACTTTTTTACACCaccttttaacaacactcagtaaggGTTTGGGAACTAAAGGACACTAATTATTTAAGttttaaagtgaaattctttTCCATTCTTACTTGATATATGATTTCAGTTGCTCAGTAGGAGACAGGTCGTCTGGATGGCGGCATTGCTCAggcaaaaaacaataaagttgatgagtttgaacattaaatatcttgtcatAGCACTGTATTTAATAGAATATAAGttaaaaaggatttgcaaaacactgcattctgtttttacttaTGTTTTCCACAGCGTTACAAGTTTTTTGAATCAGGGTTGTACTATATATCATTTAATTCTCAATTATTTTGGTCTCCTGTATCAAACATTGCATAATGTACCAaagaatgaaaaatacatacaaCAAATTAAAGCCTCTGTTATTGGAAAATGTCTTTGGCTCCATCTGGTGGCCGTATCAAGAATGGATATGGCAGGGTTGGTTTATCCagatcacaaaaacacactacaACTGTAGGCATAAGAGATTTATCTGCCTACATTTTGAGCTATCTGCTGACAACAGCTGCCATTCCAGTATATCACTATTCAGAAGTCTGAGTTACTCACAGCATTAGAATGAGATGGTTGTATGCCCccgccaaccagtcaagttgcagtttacgtCCATGTGTGTCTAAACTCATAAGTTGCCATGACACTTGacagtgcttcaaatatggatgttgctgcaaagaaattttaaaacatggatgcttcacacacacaaacctgctgagtttctgttattttgtccaaccCACTGCATGTGTGCTTTTGGATAGTGCTCTGTCTGTATGTGGTTGTTTTAATAAAGATTGCCAGCTCAATTCACAACTGGAAACGTTTGAAATGTCGTTTGGATGGTGGTGAGacagctgaaaacaacaaagtCTGAACTCTTTGGAAACACTTTTGACTTTCTTTTTGATGTTTTCAAAAGTGAAAGTGGTGGCTACTTTACAGAGTCACAGCTGGACTGATTTTGATGCAATGTCTTAAAAAATCCTCAATTTAAGTTAAACTATAATTTTTatgcacaaagaaaacaaatgtacGTAGAAAAAAGTGCCATCAAGAGCTGCAAAATTCAGAGGAAAATTCAAAAGGCAAAATTGTGCATGAAGTTTATGCAGCACCGATGTAGAATATTTTACTCTTATTTTCTaggatatttttttctttttaataccaAAGAACAAATACTTTGtttcatatatatttaaaatattttaatgttaaatgATTACAATTTTGACAGTGCACAGAGATGAAGTCAtaaaaactgcacaaaaaacaagacaaggaAGCACGTCGATTTTAAATAGATTTAAATATGCGCACCTTCATAACAAGGTTAGCATAACTGGCCCCAAGGCAAAAATTAATCAAGATTATTAGTGTGATTTAATCTAAAAGTAATACAATTTAATGTCTGAAGTGGGAAACCGTGTTGTCTAAAGTGTTAAAAAGGTCCTTGAGTGGTGTGGCCATCACGTTCCCATTGATCTACTTTGATTCTGTATCAGAAGAATCCACTGGTTTGCACGGCAAATTGTGTGTGCCGGAGTTTCTCACTTGAGGTTCAGTCTTTCCTGGACTGTTGAGGGTGGAGCCGCCTGTTTCCTTTGTGGAGTCTTTGTGGAGATGTATGGTGTCTGAAGAGGGGGCTGGTGCTCTGCTGAGTGTGCAACTGTTTTCTCACTGGACTGTTGGACTGGAAATGTTGAGTCTGAGGAGCAATTTAAAGCAATAATCAGGAGAGCAGGAGAAAGAGGCACAAAGTCAGACACCATCCAGAGAAAAGATAGAATACAACTCAACTCAGACTGAAGAGACAAAGAGCTAGGGCCATCTGGGCAACAGAAATTCCAAAAATCAACCCCACAGAATCCATAAGTAATGATTAAGAGGCATTACTTTTGATTAGTCTATACATGGCATTCCAGGAAAATCCTGTATACCTTaatgaaagtaaataaagtaaGTAAAACCAAGGGAATCATGCATGTCTCATGGGTACACAAAGTTGCCTACCTTGAGCTTCTTCTTTTATCTTTTCTTATAATtactcttctgctgctgcttcacaaaGACACACCCTGTGCTGCTTTTGTCCTTCTTCTCACTTTCTGCAATGCAGTCAAAAGAGATTACTATTCAGTGCTACAAGGATGACAACATTTTATTTGTGGATAATATTATTAGTCTCTTCACAGGGATGGATAAGCAGCGTACCTGAAGGGTCACTGATGTGAATACTGTCCTGATGCTCTCAGTCCTGTTGGTACGGGCTCAGGGACAGAAAGAGACTCTTCAGGACTGAATTTGCAGCGGCTGCCTTTTCAGATCCTAATAAggcataaaatatatttcagcaGCAAATCAGCATTTAACATTAGTATTTGTAAACAGTGTGTTGTATGTCCTTACCTTTGTGGGATGAGACATCGGGCTGCTGCTGATTAGCGTGGGCTGCATGTGGACCGTCATCACAAGGAGTTGGACTGGTTGACGTCTCACTGAGAGAATCAGACGCACAGCTGGAGACGGGATTCACCAGCTGCTTTGTAGGTTTATTCATATGTTTAGCTGAACTGTCTTCATTCTCCGTTTCAGGATTGGAGTAGACATCGTGGGATCTTGGCGAATGAGAGATTCCTTTGACATCAGTTCTACCCTGATGTGGAAGAGGTGTCTTTAAATTAGAAGCCCTTCGTTTGGAGTTTGATAAATGAGATGTGTTATCAACTGACTGGTTTGACTTCTGAGAACAGGAGGAAGTCCTGGAATCATCTGGTTGCGTCTGCTTGCTTGAGAGAGGAGGAGCACTGAGAGGGGCAGCAAAAAGGCTGAGGAAGGAGCTGGTGGAGGCTTTGTCAGGTTCAACCGCATTTTTGACACGATTACTTTTGACATCTGCAGACCGTGGAGCAGGAAAGGAGGATTTAAGAAGAGAGGAACTTGATATAGCATCGTGTTTAGGCTGCAGAGTGTCAGTAATGGGGCTTGCAAAAAGGCTACGAAAGGGTGTTTTCAGGGGAGTTTTATGTTGGACTGCAAAATCACCACAATGtgtcattttgctgctgctttgtgcTGCGATTTCAGCTGAATGATGTTGTGCACCACGTTTGAGGCTAGACTGTGTCTTTTTGGAGTCCAGATGGACCTTGGTGGGATTTTTAGCTGCAAAATGGTGACTGGCAGAGTTTGCAGAATCACATGTCTCAAAGGAGCTGGTGACGGTTTCAACAGGAACAGCAGCTCCACCTTTGAACTCTGGCAAACTTGAAAATGGATTAAATGGCTTTATTGAGGCTTGCGGGCCCAGTGTCAGAACAGAGAGATGTGGCCTCAACTGTGCAGGATGTTTGGAAGTAGATGTCTGATTAGTGCGTCCCAAAGGAGGAACACCTTCACCTTTACAGTTTACAGTAATATCCACAGGCAGGTTCATGCTTCCTTTCATATCTCCTTTGCTTTCGGAAGATGTAGACTCCGACTTGACTTCATCAGCACTTCTTTGAGCAGGCTTCAGGGATTCTGCCGTATTGCCACCAGGTTTCTTGTAATCCTTAAAGGCCTGAGTAGGTCTTGGGCCCGTGTGCACTTGGAGGGATGGCAGGCTCTTGAATGTTTTTTCCTGGGATTTGTTCACTTCATGTCTTGTATTTACAGAATGcaagtcagtgatctctttaaAGTCAGTTTTTGGGGTATAGGATACAGTTAGTGCAGTAGGAGGGGTAGGTCTGTGGCCAAATGTAGAATTTTCCACTGATTTATAAGACCTGAGAACAGCATCCACGGAGTAGGGAACTTCGCTTTGGGCTGCAGAGCCTGACGTGACTTCAGAAGACGACAGAGGGCCAGATTCTTGAGCTTCTCGAGTACCAAAGAAACTAGGGAAAGGTTTGGAAAGTTGAGGTCCAAGCACTGCTGCAACTGAATAACAAACTGGCTCCTCATCATCATGTTTACTGGACAGGGGGATGTGGGGTTCTGCGGCATCTGATGCATGTGGTGGGACAGCCTCCTCCAGGATATCAGCCGGTTCTTCAGTCTCACATACCAAGGTTTCCTTCTCAGCTTTTGTTTCTGCACTGTTGTAAAAGTTGGGCCTGAAAAATAGTGGCTGAATGTTAATTGTTCATATCATGACTAGGATTAATGATTAATTAGACAACTTCCTATGCAAGAATTACACTTATATATATTTACAGAACCACAAAGGTAAGTTCAAGTTTTAGATGTGCACCAATTTATCAGCTGAGCATCTGCATCAGCTGATATTTGCCTACTTGACTGCCATCAGCTTATTGGACAATAAGACCAATAGCTGTTGccattatttttctgttgtgtccCATCAATTTTGCACAGGCTTAAAAGCATCGCTCAATGACTAATAGTATCATGAGGGCAAATCTGTGAAGCCTAGGATGGTGAAGGAATGGCCCATCTTACTCTGCCTTTTACTGGCATACCCTGACATCCTTACCCTAACCGTAACTAATCCCATTTCtcttgcttaaacctaaccattccaccaacaaaggcaatgaATACTAGCCGATCATTGGGAGAGTAGGGTGGATCATTCCTTCACCATCCTAGGATTTGCAAACTTGCGCCTTGGgtacaacagaaaacatgtttgggacGAACAGAGATCTTCTCCTGAACAACTTCAGGACAAAAGGATGTAGTAAACTCACTATTGACACATCagggtgcatttttttttcctcgtaATGcaacattgtgaacaacaaatccgtGTTGACattggcaggaggagagctagttaacattagctgttagcagccagtgGCTGGAACTAACAGCTAAGAAGGCTGTATTAAGTcacattatgatgcattcaagccctattcagtaaaaatgaatatttggCAAAGGTAGCTTCTAATgttatcatgatgtgttcaaatgtagtCTTGTAAAATTCAGTTTTGGGTGTGAAACTAGAATACATACAGTTATCTAAACAACAAGGTTATTAATGTTATAACGATAACATAAAATAGATACTAGAGAGGTAATAAGGATGTACTAAATATAGTAAACTGGCTTTTGAAACcgttatattaaaggttgtttcataaacaTGTGTGGTTGAATTTGTCCCATTCAAAGGaagtgtaatgaaggactgattgacagtaaaacaacttttaataatgaagttttctttgtttccctggcataAAAAGGGGAATA
The window above is part of the Epinephelus moara isolate mb chromosome 5, YSFRI_EMoa_1.0, whole genome shotgun sequence genome. Proteins encoded here:
- the LOC126391012 gene encoding zinc finger CCCH domain-containing protein 6-like, which translates into the protein MAFANLFTGLSAIEESVTSPGPPAFTHRNETESGKRGDTRKRRNQTEPTGPHNKKQHFQAQTTRSFNAASFKDDDSRTRHHHMRNTYSEHARDAITKEVIHNHGGKAGHKGQQYKNKNNLNVNKQQQKKKQEGQKNPHQHKDRWRNTNRGGGHQTRPAWRKGGGDGRNRNDKQDVQVKHTRTMTQEFKDQNAVLVNGRLVCRHFLYGRCIKDAECQLEHIQCYNDLIKEGCKFYIQGFCTKGESCPYMHKSFPCKFFHRKGNCFQGADCKFSHDPLNDVTTQLLNETLKRDNDLYELAKKAEQESSGPPQATDPETIETNNTPDTLLQPLRPNFYNSAETKAEKETLVCETEEPADILEEAVPPHASDAAEPHIPLSSKHDDEEPVCYSVAAVLGPQLSKPFPSFFGTREAQESGPLSSSEVTSGSAAQSEVPYSVDAVLRSYKSVENSTFGHRPTPPTALTVSYTPKTDFKEITDLHSVNTRHEVNKSQEKTFKSLPSLQVHTGPRPTQAFKDYKKPGGNTAESLKPAQRSADEVKSESTSSESKGDMKGSMNLPVDITVNCKGEGVPPLGRTNQTSTSKHPAQLRPHLSVLTLGPQASIKPFNPFSSLPEFKGGAAVPVETVTSSFETCDSANSASHHFAAKNPTKVHLDSKKTQSSLKRGAQHHSAEIAAQSSSKMTHCGDFAVQHKTPLKTPFRSLFASPITDTLQPKHDAISSSSLLKSSFPAPRSADVKSNRVKNAVEPDKASTSSFLSLFAAPLSAPPLSSKQTQPDDSRTSSCSQKSNQSVDNTSHLSNSKRRASNLKTPLPHQGRTDVKGISHSPRSHDVYSNPETENEDSSAKHMNKPTKQLVNPVSSCASDSLSETSTSPTPCDDGPHAAHANQQQPDVSSHKGSEKAAAANSVLKSLFLSLSPYQQD
- the LOC126391026 gene encoding zinc finger protein 239-like encodes the protein MSSSEELKEANKDGSRPHQCQTCGKSFSRICSLKRHELTHTAEKLYHCEQCDSSFSELKTYKLHLQTHTEETPYCCEQCGRNFGDQSSYKKHLRDHTGPYQCDQCEKTFSYFSIYKIHMRVHTKEKPYCCDQCPKSFSFLSSYKRHQLSHSGEKPYQCDFCGKSFTQSGHFSLHLRNHTGEKPHECDQCDKSFSDLSSYKIHLRVHSGEKPYCCSQCGRSFSQLGNYKSHLRIHTGEKPFHCELCEKSFSISKTYKQHVRTHTGEKPYQCKECGKGFGRLSNYMRHVRIHTGEQPYSCDQCGKCFNSSYSYTRHLRVHTGEKPYWCSHCKRLFTRSQSLKKHRCVAVDEDGLTVCKDEPELSCSPTQPTDDNKQNNL